Proteins co-encoded in one Myotis daubentonii chromosome 8, mMyoDau2.1, whole genome shotgun sequence genomic window:
- the IDH3B gene encoding isocitrate dehydrogenase [NAD] subunit beta, mitochondrial isoform X1, producing MNMAALSSVRWLTRALVAAPTPGAWRGLGTSAVSHSVSRSQAEDVKVEGAFPVTMVPGDGVGPELMHAVKEVFKAASVPVEFQEHYLSEVQNMASEEKLEQVLSSMKENKVALIGKIHTPMEYKGDLASYDMRLRRKLDLFANVVHVKSLSGYKTRHNNLDLVIIREQTEGEYSSLEHESAKGVIECLKIITRTKSQRIAKFAFDYATKKGRNKVTAVHKANIMKLGDGLFLQCCEEIAELYPKIKFDTMIIDNCCMQLVQNPYQFDVLVMPNLYGNIIDNLAAGLVGGAGVVPGESYSAEYAVFEMGARHPFAQAVGRNIANPTAMLLSASNMLRHLNLEYHSNMIADAVKKVIKVGKVRTPDMGGYATCRDFTEAVIDALPQAHPYKGVK from the exons ATGAACATGGCGGCGCTCAGCAGTGTCCGCTGGCTGACCCGA GCGCTGGTCGCCGCCCCCACGCCCGGggcatggaggggcctgggtaCCTCTGCCGTTTCGCACTCCGTCTCGCGGAGCCAG GCCGAGGACGTGAAGGTGGAGGGCGCCTTTCCCGTGACCATGGTGCCCGGAGACGGCGTGGGGCCCGAGCTGATGCACGCGGTCAAGGAGGTGTTCAAG GCTGCCAGCGTCCCCGTGGAGTTTCAGGAGCATTACCTGAGCGAGGTGCAGAATATGGCTTCGGAGGAGAAGCTGGAGCAAGTTCTGAGCTCCATGAAGGAGAACAAGGTGGCCCTCATTG GAAAGATCCACACCCCGATGGAATATAAAGGGGATCTAGCCTCCTATGATATGCGACTGAG GCGTAAGTTGGACTTGTTTGCCAATGTAGTCCATGTGAAGTCACTTTCTGGGTACAAGACTCGACACAACAATCTAGATCTGGTGATCATTCGAGAGCAGACAGAAGGGGAGTACAGCTCTCTGGAACATGAG AGTGCAAAGGGTGTGATTGAGTGCTTGAAGATTATCACGCGAACCAAATCTCAACGGATTGCAAAATTCGCTTTTGACTATGCCACTAAGAAGGGGCGGAACAAGGTCACGGCTGTCCACAAGGCCAACATCAT GAAACTTGGGGATGGGTTGTTTCTGCAGTGCTGTGAGGAAATTGCTGAACTGTACCCCAAAATCAAGTTTGATACAATGATCATAGACAACTGTTGCATGCAG CTGGTGCAGAATCCTTACCAGTTTGATGTGCTGGTGATGCCGAATCTCTATGGGAACATTATTGACAATctggctgctggcctggttgGGGGAGCTGGTGTGGTGCCTGGTGAGAGCTACAGTGCAGAGTATGCGGTCTTTGAGATG GGTGCCCGGCACCCATTTGCCCAGGCAGTGGGCAGAAATATAGCCAACCCCACAGCCATGCTTCTGTCAGCTTCCAACATGCTGCGACACCTCAA TCTGGAATATCACTCCAACATGATTGCAGATGCAGTGAAGAAGGTGATCAAAGTTGGCAAG GTTCGAACTCCTGACATGGGTGGCTATGCCACCTGCCGAGACTTCACTGAGGCTGTCATTGATGCCCTGCCCCAAGCACATCCATATAAAGGTgt
- the IDH3B gene encoding isocitrate dehydrogenase [NAD] subunit beta, mitochondrial isoform X2: protein MNMAALSSVRWLTRALVAAPTPGAWRGLGTSAVSHSVSRSQAEDVKVEGAFPVTMVPGDGVGPELMHAVKEVFKAASVPVEFQEHYLSEVQNMASEEKLEQVLSSMKENKVALIGKIHTPMEYKGDLASYDMRLRRKLDLFANVVHVKSLSGYKTRHNNLDLVIIREQTEGEYSSLEHESAKGVIECLKIITRTKSQRIAKFAFDYATKKGRNKVTAVHKANIMKLGDGLFLQCCEEIAELYPKIKFDTMIIDNCCMQLVQNPYQFDVLVMPNLYGNIIDNLAAGLVGGAGVVPGESYSAEYAVFEMGARHPFAQAVGRNIANPTAMLLSASNMLRHLNLEYHSNMIADAVKKVIKVGKVRTRDMGGYSTTTDFIQSVIGHLHPYGG from the exons ATGAACATGGCGGCGCTCAGCAGTGTCCGCTGGCTGACCCGA GCGCTGGTCGCCGCCCCCACGCCCGGggcatggaggggcctgggtaCCTCTGCCGTTTCGCACTCCGTCTCGCGGAGCCAG GCCGAGGACGTGAAGGTGGAGGGCGCCTTTCCCGTGACCATGGTGCCCGGAGACGGCGTGGGGCCCGAGCTGATGCACGCGGTCAAGGAGGTGTTCAAG GCTGCCAGCGTCCCCGTGGAGTTTCAGGAGCATTACCTGAGCGAGGTGCAGAATATGGCTTCGGAGGAGAAGCTGGAGCAAGTTCTGAGCTCCATGAAGGAGAACAAGGTGGCCCTCATTG GAAAGATCCACACCCCGATGGAATATAAAGGGGATCTAGCCTCCTATGATATGCGACTGAG GCGTAAGTTGGACTTGTTTGCCAATGTAGTCCATGTGAAGTCACTTTCTGGGTACAAGACTCGACACAACAATCTAGATCTGGTGATCATTCGAGAGCAGACAGAAGGGGAGTACAGCTCTCTGGAACATGAG AGTGCAAAGGGTGTGATTGAGTGCTTGAAGATTATCACGCGAACCAAATCTCAACGGATTGCAAAATTCGCTTTTGACTATGCCACTAAGAAGGGGCGGAACAAGGTCACGGCTGTCCACAAGGCCAACATCAT GAAACTTGGGGATGGGTTGTTTCTGCAGTGCTGTGAGGAAATTGCTGAACTGTACCCCAAAATCAAGTTTGATACAATGATCATAGACAACTGTTGCATGCAG CTGGTGCAGAATCCTTACCAGTTTGATGTGCTGGTGATGCCGAATCTCTATGGGAACATTATTGACAATctggctgctggcctggttgGGGGAGCTGGTGTGGTGCCTGGTGAGAGCTACAGTGCAGAGTATGCGGTCTTTGAGATG GGTGCCCGGCACCCATTTGCCCAGGCAGTGGGCAGAAATATAGCCAACCCCACAGCCATGCTTCTGTCAGCTTCCAACATGCTGCGACACCTCAA TCTGGAATATCACTCCAACATGATTGCAGATGCAGTGAAGAAGGTGATCAAAGTTGGCAAG GTGCGGACACGAGACATGGGCGGCTACAGCACCACAACCGACTTCATCCAGTCCGTCATCGGCCACCTGCACCCCTATGGGGGCTAG